In Pyrus communis chromosome 1, drPyrComm1.1, whole genome shotgun sequence, the following are encoded in one genomic region:
- the LOC137748898 gene encoding transcription factor TGA7-like gives MSYSSTQFATSRQMGIYEPFRQIGVWKETFRGDHTSNTAASTILEEDSGIENKIGFVSHEPMLPSGNGNDHEPSRSADKVQRRLEQNREAARKSRMRKKVYVQQLETSRLKLAQLELEIDRVRKRGAYASSSLGTSHMGYNGALNSGITTFEMEYVHWVEEQHRQIVELRNALHDHATDIELRKLVDSGLNHYAILFRMKADAARADIFYLLSGIWRTPVERHFHWIGGFRPSELLNIVLPQLQPLTDQQLPDFYNLQQSSQQAEDALSQGMDKLQQTLALSIAADPTSGESFGCQMASALEKLEALEIFVSQADHLRQQTLQQMSRILTTHQAAEGLLALGEYFHRLRALSSLWTAPPRKPT, from the exons ATGAGCTATTCATCAACTCAATTTGCCACCTCAAGACAAATGGGGATATACGAGCCATTCCGCCAAATTGGTGTGTGGAAAGAAACCTTCAGAGGTGATCACACCTCTAACACAGCTGCTTCCACAATTCTAGAAGAGGATTCTGGTATCGAAAACAAG ATTGGATTTGTTTCTCATGAACCCATGCTGCCTTCCGGAAACGGAAATGATCACGAACCGAGCAGATCTGCTGATAAG GTGCAGAGACGGTTAGAACAAaatcgtgaagctgcacgaaagAGTCGTATGCGAAAAAAG GTTTATGTTCAACAACTCGAAACAAGCCGCTTAAAATTGGCACAGCTGGAACTGGAAATTGACAGAGTTAGAAAACGG GGTGCCTATGCAAGCAGTTCATTAGGTACTAGCCATATGGGATACAATGGAGCTTTGAATTCAG GGATCACTACATTTGAGATGGAATATGTACACTGGGTTGAAGAACAACACAGACAAATTGTTGAACTCAGAAATGCACTGCATGATCATGCAACAGACATAGAACTTCGAAAACTCGTAGACAGTGGCTTGAACCACTATGCCATTCTTTTCCGAATGAAGGCAGATGCTGCAAGGGCTGATATCTTTTACTTATTGTCTGGCATATGGAGAACACCAGTCGAACGCCATTTTCATTGGATTGGTGGATTTCGCCCGTCGGAGCTGCTAAAT ATTGTGTTGCCACAGCTTCAACCATTGACTGATCAACAACTTCCGGACTTCTATAACCTGCAGCAATCGTCACAGCAAGCGGAGGATGCGCTATCACAGGGAATGGACAAACTGCAGCAGACTCTGGCATTGAGCATAGCAGCTGATCCAACGAGTGGAGAAAGTTTTGGGTGTCAGATGGCTTCTGCACTTGAGAAGCTTGAAGCACTAGAGATCTTCGTGAGCCAG GCAGATCACCTTCGGCAGCAAACGCTGCAGCAAATGTCTCGAATCCTCACAACACACCAAGCAGCGGAAGGCTTGCTTGCACTGGGGGAGTACTTTCACCGGTTACGTGCCCTCAGTTCTCTATGGACTGCTCCTCCCCGTAAACCAACATAG
- the LOC137747931 gene encoding uncharacterized protein has protein sequence MSNLRTICRPHTVFTSFVCCRHQARFGSRVSFRNPNCGPRFPPVSDFARLNWGGSWSRVNQRRTVVRASSWDHPKSPYETLELERDADDDQIKIAYRRLAKFYHPDVYDGRGTLEEGETAEARFIKIQAAYELLMDDEKRGQYDRDNRLNPMKASQAWMEWLIKKRKAFDQRGDMAIAAWQEQQQREMNIRARRLSRSKVDPDEEKRILAREKKASAEYFSSTLKRHTLVLKKRDLMRKKAEEDKKKLIGQLLAAEGLELDTQDEEKR, from the exons atgagcaaTTTGAGAACCATCTGTCGGCCGCACACGGTCTTCACGTCCTTCGTGTGTTGCAGACACCAAGCTCGCTTCGGCTCTAGGGTTTCATTTCGAAACCCAAATTGCGGTCCTCGCTTTCCGCCGGTGTCCGATTTTGCGAGATTGAATTGGGGCGGCTCGTGGTCCCGGGTCAATCAGAGAAGGACGGTGGTTAGGGCTTCCAGTTGGGACCATCCCAAATCTCCCTACGAAACTCTTG AATTAGAGAGGGACGCTGACGATGACCAGATAAAGATTGCTTACAGACGGTTGGCCAAGTTTTATCATCCAGATG TCTATGATGGTAGAGGGACTCTAGAGGAGGGGGAAACAGCTGAAGCTAGATTTATTAAGATTCAAGCTGCTTATGAGCTGCTCATGGATGACGAAAAGAGGGGACAATATGATAGGGATAACCGACTCAACCCAATGAAA GCATCTCAAGCATGGATGGAGTGGCTAATAAAGAAGCGAAAAGCTTTTGATCAGCGAGGTGATATGGCAATAGCTGCTTGGCAAGAGCAACAGCAGCGTGAGATGAATATTCGTGCACGTCGACTTTCTCGTTCCAAG GTTGACCCAGATGAAGAGAAGAGAATCCTGGCAAGAGAAAAAAAGGCCTCGGCAGAGTATTTCTCCAGTACCCTCAAGCGACACACACTAGTCTTAAAGAAAAGGGACCTAATGCGAAAGAAAGCAGAGGAAGACAAGAAAAAGCTCATCGGTCAGCTTTTAGCCGCGGAGGGACTTGAGCTCGACACACAGGATGAAGAAAAACGGTAG
- the LOC137747921 gene encoding phosphopantothenate--cysteine ligase 2-like: MALSNGLEAQKDIPDAEIKSFFDSAPPLKNSDDISGKLEGFVKKNSTPSGSGGARRVVCVTSGGTTIPLEQRCVRYIDNFSSGHRGAASTEYFLKAGYAVIFLYRRGTCQPYCRSLPADPLLECFEYTDDSNINVCQSHSEAVRNAITESHAAVTGGLLLKLPFTTIFEYLQMLQMIAFSIRSLGPHAILYLAAAVSDFYVPWKSMAEHKIQSGSGPLDMRLVQVPKMLLVLRKDWAPTAFCISFKLETDSKILLEKADMALKKYKVHMVVANELSTRKEEVVVVRRNEKISVCRNQSLGVDDVEKPLIDLIVGRHSAYLENPDL; encoded by the exons ATGGCTTTATCAAATGGGTTGGAAGCTCAAAAAGACATACCGGATGCTGAAATCAAGTCATTTTTCGACTCAGCTCCTCCTTTGAAGAACAGTGATGATATCAGTGGAAAGCTTGAGGGATTTGTGAAGAAGAATTCGACACCTTCTG GAAGTGGAGGAGCTAGGAGGGTTGTGTGTGTGACATCAGGTGGCACCACCATTCCTCTGGAGCAACGATGTGTTCGCTACATAGACAACTTCAGCTCAGGTCACAGGGGAGCAGCATCCACAGA GTACTTTTTGAAGGCAGGTTATGCTGTTATTTTTCTATATCGAAG GGGTACTTGCCAGCCATATTGCAGATCACTTCCCGCTGATCCTTTGCTTGAATGTTTTGAATATACGGATGACTCAAATATTAACG TGTGCCAGTCACATTCGGAAGCAGTGAGGAATGCCATCACTGAAAGTCATGCC GCAGTAACAGGAGGCCTCTTGTTAAAACTTCCCTTCACAACCATATTTGAGTATCTTCAG ATGTTGCAGATGATTGCTTTTTCAATAAGAAGTCTCGGGCCACATGCAATTCTTTACCTTGCAGCTGCAGTGTCTGACTTTTATGTTCCTTGGAAAAGCATG GCAGAACACAAAATTCAGTCAGGATCTGGTCCATTGGACATGCGACTTGTTCAGGTGCCAAAGATGCTATTAGTGCTGAGGAAAGACTGGGCGCCAACGGCCTTCTGTATATCATTTAAG CTAGAGACGGATTCGAAGATTCTTTTGGAGAAGGCTGATATGGCTCTTAAGAAGTACAAGGTGCATATGGTTGTAGCAAATGAGCTTTCAACCCGCAAGGAAGAGGTTGTAGTTGTCAGACGCAATGAAAAGATATCAGTTTGCCGAAACCAGTCTCTGGGTGTTGATGATGTGGAGAAACCGCTTATTGACCTTATCGTGGGAAGACATTCGGCTTATCTCGAGAATCCTGATTTATGA